One part of the Methanobacterium petrolearium genome encodes these proteins:
- a CDS encoding type II secretion system F family protein: MVFDGIRNIFNRIGDLTVNSSQKVGGGIQKVGEGVQKPVKKIRDVERPKVTRPSRKKEKKEKKAELGSFKDIKSSSKGSSSRKVIKKMGMEKDEIEIFRDLIDQKYDRTEKVEEDKSAKAAVRKASLEELLKEEEKPGLEPRLIMIMGVIGFAVMFTVIVLLGFGVEIGLVFGILILLMTMFIVYLPKIKMGSRSTEASKEIPYALRQMATELRAGLGLHDSMRSVAMSGYGPLSEEFARALEEIKYGETTEKALVDMSQRINSEGLTRAIYQITRTLTSGGDLAKTLSVIADDTAYEMRMKIKDYAQKLNSFTMIYMFIAILGPVIFMVMIMAAATVMGSVIPPILLLIMYLFLFPAIVAFMAFMIKRLEPKV, encoded by the coding sequence ATGGTCTTTGATGGCATTAGGAATATATTCAACCGTATCGGTGATTTGACTGTTAATTCCAGCCAAAAAGTTGGTGGGGGAATTCAAAAAGTCGGTGAAGGAGTGCAAAAGCCGGTAAAAAAAATTAGAGATGTTGAAAGACCCAAAGTCACCAGGCCCAGTAGAAAAAAAGAAAAAAAAGAAAAAAAAGCTGAATTAGGCTCGTTTAAAGACATTAAATCTTCTTCTAAGGGTTCTTCTTCCCGTAAGGTCATTAAAAAGATGGGAATGGAAAAAGATGAAATAGAGATATTCCGTGATCTCATCGACCAGAAGTATGATCGAACTGAAAAAGTAGAGGAAGATAAATCTGCAAAAGCTGCTGTTCGCAAAGCTTCCCTGGAAGAACTCCTTAAAGAAGAGGAAAAACCGGGACTGGAACCTCGTCTTATTATGATCATGGGCGTGATAGGATTTGCAGTTATGTTCACGGTTATAGTGTTACTGGGATTCGGTGTTGAAATTGGTCTAGTTTTCGGTATTTTAATTCTTTTAATGACCATGTTCATTGTTTATCTGCCAAAAATTAAGATGGGTAGTCGCTCAACAGAGGCTTCTAAAGAAATACCTTATGCTCTGCGACAGATGGCCACTGAATTGAGGGCAGGATTAGGGTTGCATGATAGTATGCGGTCTGTGGCCATGTCTGGTTACGGTCCTTTATCTGAAGAATTTGCCAGAGCGTTGGAAGAAATAAAATATGGGGAAACCACTGAAAAAGCCCTGGTTGATATGAGTCAAAGAATTAACTCGGAAGGCCTGACCCGAGCTATATATCAGATCACCAGAACCCTTACTAGCGGTGGGGATCTAGCTAAAACCTTAAGTGTTATTGCTGATGACACTGCCTATGAAATGCGAATGAAAATCAAGGATTACGCCCAGAAATTAAATTCATTCACCATGATCTACATGTTTATAGCTATACTGGGTCCGGTTATATTTATGGTGATGATAATGGCAGCAGCCACAGTTATGGGGTCAGTTATACCACCTATACTACTTTTAATAATGTATTTATTTTTATTCCCTGCTATTGTGGCTTTCATGGCGTTTATGATAAAAAGGTTGGAACCCAAGGTTTAA
- a CDS encoding CpaF family protein, whose protein sequence is MKDKRKEILKDLLGEFGSEDDTDYVVEEEKPLPPQEKTPPIQEEEEEEFSLDKIMKKKPKKPSKRTKKVKKASDAFKAEIIEEGLVPKYNVSVPHFSDKETQIFNEVREKLVEVAVSQGEEFDIDEESFVGDVKQFLRARGVRDVERLATQIAQVMLGYGKLDPMIKDDDLEEIMVIGTGSNVFVYHRKIGMMVTNVVFETDDDIRAIVDVIARQVNRRIDQQTPILDARLKDGSRVNATLPPVSADGPTLTIRKFRKDPLTVVDLINFKTMSSHLAGFLWVCTDGMGVKPCNAIIAGGTGSGKTTTLNTVAAFVPPRERIITIEDTLELQLPHSHVLRMETRPPNIEGKGELTMDTLVKNSLRQRPDRVIVGEVRGAEAITLFTALNTGHSGMGTLHSNTARETITRLINSPMNVPNIMIPALDFIIMQNRMYRAEGGSIRRVTEVAEVVGMEEGNVQLNRVFEWNNVTDKVEYVGISSKTLREIAELRGVSVTDLEEEIEKRRLVLEYLADNNIRSIEEVGRCINSYYKDPDEMLERIL, encoded by the coding sequence ATGAAGGACAAACGCAAAGAAATACTGAAGGACCTTTTAGGAGAATTTGGTTCTGAAGATGATACTGACTATGTTGTTGAAGAGGAAAAACCTTTACCTCCCCAGGAAAAAACGCCTCCAATTCAAGAAGAGGAGGAAGAAGAGTTTTCATTAGATAAAATAATGAAAAAAAAGCCTAAAAAACCATCTAAACGCACTAAAAAAGTTAAAAAGGCATCTGATGCTTTCAAGGCCGAGATTATTGAGGAAGGGTTGGTTCCTAAATATAATGTAAGTGTCCCTCATTTTTCTGATAAAGAAACCCAAATTTTCAATGAAGTACGGGAGAAACTGGTTGAAGTAGCAGTTTCACAGGGTGAAGAATTCGATATTGATGAAGAATCTTTTGTAGGGGATGTTAAACAGTTTTTAAGGGCCAGGGGAGTTCGAGATGTTGAACGACTGGCCACACAAATAGCTCAGGTAATGTTGGGGTATGGGAAACTGGACCCCATGATTAAGGATGATGATTTAGAGGAAATTATGGTTATAGGCACGGGTAGCAATGTATTTGTTTACCATCGTAAGATAGGGATGATGGTTACCAATGTGGTTTTTGAAACTGATGATGATATCCGGGCCATAGTAGATGTTATTGCCCGGCAAGTTAACCGTCGTATAGATCAGCAAACTCCAATACTGGATGCCCGTCTTAAAGATGGTTCCAGGGTTAACGCTACCCTTCCTCCGGTATCTGCTGATGGGCCCACCCTTACCATCAGGAAGTTCAGAAAAGATCCACTCACTGTGGTGGACTTAATCAACTTCAAAACCATGTCATCTCACCTGGCAGGTTTCCTCTGGGTGTGTACCGATGGTATGGGAGTAAAACCATGTAACGCTATTATTGCCGGAGGTACTGGTTCTGGTAAAACCACCACACTGAACACTGTTGCTGCTTTCGTACCTCCTAGAGAACGGATTATAACCATTGAAGACACTTTGGAACTGCAACTCCCTCACTCACATGTGTTGCGTATGGAAACCCGCCCACCTAACATTGAAGGTAAAGGAGAACTTACCATGGACACTCTGGTGAAAAACTCTCTCCGTCAGAGGCCTGATAGAGTGATTGTAGGTGAAGTTCGTGGAGCAGAAGCCATAACACTTTTCACAGCCTTAAACACAGGACACTCTGGAATGGGAACCCTTCACTCCAACACTGCCAGAGAAACCATTACTAGGTTGATAAATTCGCCAATGAACGTACCAAACATTATGATTCCTGCTCTTGATTTCATTATAATGCAAAACCGGATGTACCGTGCTGAAGGTGGATCCATCCGTCGAGTAACTGAAGTTGCTGAGGTTGTGGGGATGGAAGAGGGTAATGTTCAACTTAACCGTGTGTTTGAATGGAATAATGTCACTGATAAAGTGGAATATGTGGGTATTTCCAGTAAAACCCTGCGAGAAATAGCAGAACTGCGAGGAGTGAGTGTAACTGATCTTGAAGAAGAAATTGAAAAAAGAAGGCTGGTTTTGGAGTATCTGGCTGATAACAACATACGTTCCATTGAAGAAGTTGGTAGATGTATAAACAGTTACTACAAAGATCCTGATGAGATGTTGGAAAGAATTCTTTAA
- a CDS encoding tripartite tricarboxylate transporter permease, with protein MFDLIFACIMGVLCGVVTGLIPGIHVNTVGAFVFSASPFLLYSYSPEVLAVFLLSMSISHALLEFIPSMFLGVPDEGTVLSVMPGHYLLLQGRGKEAIRLVSLGGFGAMIVTILLLPLFMVVLPPLYGILKPYIWIILSVTVVYMIHRLSRDLKSLIWSSILFIFSGIMGWIALNSPLSSSVSLLCIFSGLFGVSTLLYSLSEKSVMPEQDDHYHLEIDRDVLKGIFAGGIAGSILGFLPGMGPAQGSLLAQELSGGSDSGSEREGFLVAMSGVNASDALFSLIAIYLIGNPRSGIAVYVNQLLQGLDFNHLLIMIFSSVIAVSMSMILCIKLGDYLSRSMQKINYEKLSWFVIIFMSFLVVLFALMENANLIFIFIIYVTSIAMGLLPHYLDINKSHLMGVLIVPAIVVYTGMA; from the coding sequence ATGTTTGATCTTATCTTTGCCTGTATAATGGGAGTGCTGTGTGGTGTGGTAACTGGTTTGATTCCAGGGATCCATGTAAACACAGTAGGGGCATTCGTTTTCTCAGCATCACCATTTCTTTTATACTCTTATTCTCCTGAAGTCCTGGCAGTTTTCCTGCTTTCAATGTCAATTTCACATGCATTACTTGAATTCATCCCATCTATGTTTTTAGGGGTTCCTGATGAAGGAACAGTTCTTTCAGTAATGCCTGGTCATTATTTACTTCTCCAGGGACGTGGAAAGGAAGCCATTAGACTGGTTTCTTTAGGTGGGTTTGGGGCAATGATCGTTACCATCCTTCTTTTACCATTATTTATGGTTGTTCTACCACCCTTATATGGTATCTTAAAACCTTACATTTGGATTATTTTATCGGTGACAGTTGTATACATGATTCATCGTCTCAGTCGGGACTTAAAATCTTTAATCTGGTCATCCATCCTGTTTATTTTTTCTGGTATAATGGGCTGGATAGCACTGAATTCACCACTTTCCTCAAGTGTTTCCCTTTTATGTATTTTTTCAGGCCTTTTTGGTGTTAGCACCCTGTTATACAGTCTTTCTGAAAAATCAGTGATGCCAGAACAGGATGATCACTACCATCTGGAAATTGATAGAGATGTCCTTAAGGGCATATTTGCAGGTGGGATTGCTGGCAGTATCTTGGGGTTTCTTCCCGGGATGGGACCAGCCCAGGGGAGTCTTCTAGCCCAGGAATTGAGTGGTGGTTCAGATTCCGGTAGTGAGAGGGAAGGATTTTTAGTGGCTATGAGTGGTGTTAATGCATCAGATGCTCTTTTTTCGTTGATTGCTATCTATTTAATAGGTAATCCTCGCAGTGGAATCGCGGTGTATGTCAATCAGTTACTGCAGGGATTGGACTTCAATCATCTTTTAATAATGATATTTTCATCAGTAATTGCAGTGTCAATGTCCATGATTTTATGTATAAAATTAGGGGATTATTTGAGTCGTTCAATGCAAAAAATTAATTATGAAAAACTTTCATGGTTTGTGATCATTTTCATGAGCTTTTTAGTGGTGCTTTTTGCACTGATGGAAAATGCCAATTTGATCTTTATTTTCATAATCTATGTGACATCCATTGCAATGGGACTCCTGCCACATTATCTGGATATAAATAAATCCCACCTTATGGGTGTGCTTATTGTCCCAGCTATTGTTGTATACACTGGAATGGCTTAA
- the cdhB gene encoding CO dehydrogenase/acetyl-CoA synthase complex subunit epsilon produces the protein MTNERVIPWQPTVIAGPKQALLVTPETAELMIKKAKKPLFILGPLVKEDPLRTYATKIAEKWNLPVVTTADAYKPFYDKGLNPTAYGVVEIVNLLKDPEWQGVDGEGQHDLVIFMGCIYYIGSQGLSSLKHYAPHLKTLTICKFFHSNADASFPNLKDEEWFKYLEKMGETVS, from the coding sequence ATGACTAATGAAAGAGTGATACCATGGCAACCCACAGTGATTGCCGGACCAAAGCAGGCATTACTGGTAACTCCAGAAACAGCCGAATTAATGATTAAAAAGGCTAAAAAACCCCTTTTTATTTTAGGGCCGCTGGTAAAGGAGGATCCCCTCCGTACCTATGCTACTAAAATAGCGGAAAAATGGAACCTGCCAGTGGTTACCACAGCTGATGCTTACAAACCATTTTATGATAAAGGACTTAATCCCACGGCATATGGGGTTGTAGAAATTGTCAACCTATTAAAAGACCCAGAATGGCAGGGTGTGGATGGGGAAGGACAGCATGACCTGGTTATTTTCATGGGATGTATATATTACATTGGTTCACAGGGTCTTTCAAGCCTAAAACATTATGCACCCCACTTAAAGACACTCACTATATGTAAATTTTTCCATTCTAACGCAGATGCATCTTTTCCTAACCTGAAAGATGAAGAATGGTTTAAATATCTTGAAAAAATGGGTGAAACCGTTAGTTGA
- the cdhA gene encoding CO dehydrogenase/acetyl-CoA synthase complex subunit alpha — protein MIVVAPKPKTEPKKFKDDFWKTKDFKISIGKIVEKEGEISEEKTPMGPTPKPHVTDLRSWDMKLLGRYEPFYAPFCDMCCLCTFGKCDLLNKKGACGISSEAQQARIVLLACNIGTAAHAGHARHLVHHLIGELGEDYPLDLGLNIDIEAPITRTIIGKKPENLGDLAKTLNYVEEQLSHLLSACHTGQEGSSLDFESKALHSGVMDDLAREVGDIAQIVALNMPKGDGDAPLVEMGVGTIDNDKPVILCIGHNVVPGASIMDYLDETGQEEDFEVCGICCAAIDISRYNDRAKVVGPLSRQLKFIRSGVADVIIVDEQCIRTDVLEEAQKKNTAVIATTDKMCLGLPDMTDKEPDIIVSKLLNNEIEGALILDSEKVGEVSVKVAKILAPKREKLKLLPELDEVQKMAAECTECGWCNRVCPNSKPMMEAVVAARDGDFSGFEKLYLNDVCYSCGRCEQECERELPLMSMLAKVGEKLAKTEKFNIRAGRGPVQDVEIRRVGAPIVLGDIPGVIAIVGCSNYPDGGKEVAEMAKEFLERNYIVVATGCGAMSIGEYLDEEGKTLYEQYTGDFDARGLLNIGSCVSNAHISGACIKIANIFAKKPLEGNFEEIADYILNRVGACGIAWGAYSQKAAAIATGVNRWGIPVVVGPHGSKYRRLYLGRTDKKENWKIKDMRTGKIMDGEPAPEHLVYAAENMGEAIVMTAKLCIRPTDTGKGRQIKLNHYIDLYKRYYGRLPPDIHLFVRNEKDIPITYKKDVKEILEEVGWEPREIPQEPSLMGMDGD, from the coding sequence GTGATAGTTGTGGCCCCTAAACCAAAGACGGAACCAAAGAAATTTAAGGATGATTTTTGGAAGACCAAGGATTTTAAAATATCTATTGGTAAAATAGTAGAAAAAGAAGGAGAAATATCTGAAGAAAAAACTCCTATGGGACCCACTCCCAAACCTCATGTCACAGATTTAAGATCATGGGATATGAAACTGTTGGGTAGGTATGAGCCCTTTTACGCACCTTTTTGTGACATGTGCTGTCTATGTACATTCGGAAAGTGTGACCTATTAAACAAGAAAGGAGCTTGTGGGATTAGTTCTGAGGCACAACAAGCCCGTATAGTGCTTTTAGCATGTAACATTGGTACTGCTGCACATGCAGGACATGCCCGACACCTGGTTCACCACCTCATTGGTGAATTGGGTGAAGACTATCCACTTGATCTGGGACTTAACATAGATATTGAAGCCCCCATCACCAGAACTATAATTGGCAAAAAACCAGAAAATCTCGGTGATTTAGCAAAAACGTTGAATTATGTGGAGGAACAGTTATCTCATCTTTTATCCGCATGCCATACTGGTCAAGAAGGAAGTAGTCTAGATTTTGAATCTAAAGCCCTCCATTCTGGTGTTATGGATGACTTAGCTCGTGAAGTGGGAGATATAGCTCAGATTGTGGCCTTAAACATGCCTAAAGGAGATGGGGATGCTCCTTTAGTTGAAATGGGTGTGGGTACCATTGATAATGATAAGCCAGTAATATTGTGTATAGGTCATAATGTGGTTCCTGGAGCCAGTATTATGGATTACCTGGATGAAACTGGTCAGGAAGAGGATTTTGAGGTGTGTGGTATTTGTTGCGCTGCCATAGATATTTCCCGATACAATGACCGGGCTAAAGTAGTTGGGCCCCTCTCCAGACAGCTTAAATTCATTCGCAGTGGGGTGGCAGATGTTATTATAGTAGATGAGCAATGTATCCGGACTGATGTCCTGGAAGAAGCCCAGAAAAAAAACACAGCAGTGATCGCCACTACAGATAAGATGTGTCTGGGACTACCTGACATGACAGATAAAGAACCGGATATAATTGTGTCCAAATTATTAAACAATGAAATTGAAGGTGCTTTAATACTGGATTCTGAGAAAGTAGGTGAAGTTTCAGTTAAGGTTGCCAAGATTTTGGCCCCAAAACGAGAGAAACTCAAATTACTACCGGAATTGGATGAAGTGCAAAAGATGGCTGCTGAATGTACAGAATGTGGTTGGTGTAACCGTGTTTGTCCCAACAGTAAACCAATGATGGAGGCTGTGGTAGCAGCAAGAGATGGTGATTTCTCAGGATTCGAAAAATTATACCTCAATGATGTTTGTTACTCCTGTGGAAGGTGTGAACAGGAATGTGAAAGAGAACTTCCCCTTATGTCCATGTTAGCTAAAGTTGGAGAAAAATTAGCCAAAACCGAGAAATTCAACATCCGTGCCGGCCGAGGACCTGTTCAGGATGTGGAAATCCGGCGTGTAGGTGCTCCTATCGTTTTAGGCGATATTCCTGGAGTAATTGCCATTGTAGGATGCTCAAACTATCCTGACGGTGGAAAAGAAGTTGCAGAAATGGCCAAAGAATTCCTGGAACGTAACTACATTGTGGTGGCAACAGGATGTGGAGCCATGTCCATCGGAGAATACCTGGATGAAGAAGGAAAAACCCTGTATGAACAGTACACTGGAGATTTTGATGCTCGAGGTTTACTAAATATAGGCTCATGTGTTTCCAATGCTCACATATCAGGTGCATGTATAAAAATTGCCAACATATTCGCCAAAAAACCATTGGAAGGCAACTTTGAGGAAATCGCAGACTACATCCTCAACCGAGTCGGTGCATGTGGTATAGCATGGGGAGCATACTCCCAAAAAGCAGCTGCAATTGCCACTGGGGTAAACCGATGGGGAATACCAGTTGTTGTTGGCCCTCATGGATCAAAATATCGTCGATTATATTTGGGAAGAACGGATAAGAAGGAAAACTGGAAAATTAAGGATATGCGGACTGGAAAAATAATGGATGGTGAACCAGCACCAGAACACTTGGTGTATGCTGCGGAAAACATGGGAGAAGCCATTGTAATGACAGCTAAACTGTGTATTCGGCCAACGGATACTGGTAAAGGACGTCAAATTAAATTGAACCATTATATAGATCTTTATAAGAGATATTATGGTAGATTACCTCCAGATATCCATCTATTTGTACGTAACGAGAAGGATATTCCTATAACCTATAAAAAGGATGTAAAGGAAATACTTGAGGAAGTAGGATGGGAACCCCGTGAAATTCCTCAGGAACCCTCATTGATGGGAATGGACGGTGATTAG
- a CDS encoding class I SAM-dependent methyltransferase: MKKFKPLSEQLDPDQKIDENWKKCVCGRRHLDAVISHILTIMQDEGIKNENSTLRDTCVPLITPAYPLQTVPYLSQDSLVILSPAVNRKCAERIVKEVPEVKGVLKGDIKETVGMKDSKSHPHIYKLLAGCDMRCDLVQTPFGPILIHKHQAEIHIEFPKPVSPKITLLKRAMEKYEDPKILDCTCGPGTLGIAALKGGAKRVVFNDLWYPAAHTTALNLEVNEYPLELSSKKQGLIARGESWDVYCMDVRELGCVLKEKFDICLIDTFPGVSTEEFMKSITDLCKEVVII, from the coding sequence TTGAAGAAATTTAAACCGTTATCTGAACAATTAGATCCAGATCAAAAAATAGATGAAAACTGGAAAAAATGTGTCTGTGGTCGCAGACACTTGGATGCGGTGATAAGCCATATCTTAACCATCATGCAGGATGAAGGTATTAAAAATGAAAACTCCACACTGCGAGATACTTGTGTACCCCTTATCACCCCTGCATATCCCCTTCAAACAGTACCATACCTTTCCCAAGATAGTCTGGTGATATTATCTCCAGCTGTTAATCGAAAATGCGCGGAAAGAATAGTAAAAGAAGTTCCTGAAGTTAAAGGAGTTCTCAAAGGGGATATTAAAGAAACTGTGGGGATGAAAGACTCTAAATCCCATCCCCACATATATAAACTTCTGGCTGGTTGTGACATGCGCTGTGATCTGGTGCAAACCCCATTTGGACCTATTCTTATCCATAAACATCAAGCGGAAATACATATTGAATTTCCTAAACCAGTATCTCCCAAAATAACTCTCCTAAAAAGGGCAATGGAAAAATATGAGGATCCTAAAATACTGGACTGTACCTGTGGTCCAGGAACTCTGGGTATTGCTGCTCTTAAAGGAGGTGCCAAAAGAGTTGTTTTTAATGATCTCTGGTATCCTGCTGCACACACAACCGCTCTTAATCTGGAAGTTAATGAATATCCCTTAGAATTATCCAGCAAAAAGCAGGGTCTGATTGCCCGTGGTGAATCCTGGGATGTTTACTGTATGGATGTACGGGAACTTGGATGTGTTTTAAAGGAAAAATTCGATATTTGCCTGATAGATACCTTCCCTGGAGTTAGTACTGAAGAGTTTATGAAGTCTATTACGGATTTATGCAAAGAAGTAGTAATAATATGA